From Microtus pennsylvanicus isolate mMicPen1 chromosome 10, mMicPen1.hap1, whole genome shotgun sequence, one genomic window encodes:
- the LOC142858400 gene encoding ATP synthase F(0) complex subunit g, mitochondrial — translation MAKFVRNFAEKAPGLVSAAVTYSKPRLATFWQYAKVELVPPTPAELPAAIQSAKKIIQSAKTGSFKHLTVKEAVLNGLVATEVWMWFYVGEIIGKRGIVGYDV, via the coding sequence ATGGCCAAGTTTGTCCGTAACTTCGCGGAGAAAGCCCCGGGGCTAGTATCCGCTGCTGTGACTTACTCGAAGCCTCGATTGGCCACATTTTGGCAATACGCCAAGGTTGAGCTGGTTCCCCCAACCCCTGCTGAACTCCCTGCAGCTATTCAGAGTgcgaaaaaaataattcaaagtgcTAAAACTGGTAGCTTCAAACATCTTACAGTTAAGGAAGCTGTGCTGAATGGTTTGGTGGCCACTGAGGTGTGGATGTGGTTTTATGTCGGAGAGATCATAGGCAAACGTGGCATCGTTGGCTATGATGTGTGA